The following proteins come from a genomic window of Alosa alosa isolate M-15738 ecotype Scorff River chromosome 2, AALO_Geno_1.1, whole genome shotgun sequence:
- the LOC125287106 gene encoding protocadherin-10 isoform X2, with product MELRRAGRFCFWTGHLTCLALVASVLDLVLAQIRYSIPEELEHGAFVGNIAEDLGLDVNKLSARRFRIVSGSKKQYLEVNLENGVLFVNERIDREELCEQNPSCSFHLQVVIENPLELYRVEVEILDVNDNAPSFPWSEFNLDISESAVPGSRFPLESAQDLDVGTNSLDSYLLSVNEYFSIDVQTRSDGSKFAELILENPLDREHQQLHQMVLTAVDGGSPERSGTTVINITVLDANDNAPVFDQSFYRVRLAENAPKGTVVIKLNATDLDEGPNGDITYSFSGHAPMRVRELFTVDARTGEIKVKGVVDYEKAKMYEIYVQAKDKGPSAVAVHCKVMVNVLDVNDNLPEVILTSVSTPVQEDAQPGTVIAVISVMDKDFGENGNVDCEIPHHVPFQLHSSFRNYYTLVTCDFLDRETTPEYNITLTARDMGTPPLYTRKTIVVQVSDINDNAPRFKQPSYTVYLTENNAPGASICSVSATDPDSDQNSYISYTILEGDIQGMPVSTYVSVNSDNGNLYALRSFDHEHLRNFQITVQAQDAGFPPLRANVTVNVFILDQNDNAPMIVAPVPKNGTAATEIVPRSADSGYLVTRVEAVDADSGQNSRLFYQILQASDQTLFTVALYTGEIRTIRRLVEKDPARQTLVVLVKDNGQPPLSATASIILSVVDSVPETLPDFGDLALGPQFDPNLTLYLIVSLGAISFTFLVAIIVLTAIKAYRDKHAIRGCTLSISSCCGYRSEASSTEVIKKSNLNVQISSGTKGPTNHVEPCSPTVSTLRNNTKGVDRSTSTWSPPQYRLANNGSTSPNEFVAAAAADKDWTLTKNQYNYAHKSTTGLAHMGKTLQRRPTHDPDSFTNSMGPQYWTWGSHMRDYKMTMSSQVGGIPNRCWTPRYPQQSTAQPSPDYQHNVYIPGTASMQCTIKLANCDTLDVYNSFSTFGKKKKKLISNYEQKEDPVITNDLFK from the exons ATGGAACTGCGGCGCGCCGGGCGATTTTGCTTCTGGACAGGACACCTGACCTGCTTGGCGCTGGTTGCCTCGGTCTTGGATCTGGTTCTGGCACAGATCCGATATAGCATTCCCGAGGAATTGGAACATGGGGCTTTTGTCGGAAATATAGCAGAGGACTTAGGCTTGGACGTCAACAAACTGTCTGCACGAAGGTTCAGAATTGTTTCAGGTTCAAAGAAGCAGTATTTGGAGGTGAACTTGGAGAAcggtgttttgtttgttaatgaGCGCATTGATCGGGAGGAGCTGTGCGAACAAAACCCATCTTGTTCTTTTCACTTGCAAGTCGTTATTGAGAATCCTTTAGAGTTGTACAGGGTGGAAGTCGAAATTCTTGACGTGAACGATAACGCACCAAGTTTTCCTTGGAGCGAATTCAACTTGGATATATCCGAGTCGGCCGTCCCAGGATCTCGATTCCCGCTTGAGAGCGCACAGGATCTAGATGTCGGTACTAACTCGCTGGACTCCTACCTTTTGAGCGTAAATGAATACTTTTCCATAGACGTTCAGACACGCAGTGACGGCAGTAAGTTTGCAGAGCTTATTCTGGAGAACCCACTAGACAGGGAGCACCAGCAATTACATCAGATGGTTCTGACCGCGGTGGATGGAGGTTCTCCAGAGCGGTCTGGTACCACAGTAATAAATATAACAGTTCTCGACGCAAATGATAACGCACCTGTGTTCGACCAGTCTTTCTACAGAGTTAGACTGGCTGAAAACGCCCCAAAAGGTACTGTAGTAATTAAACTCAATGCAACAGACCTGGATGAAGGTCCAAATGGGGACATCACATACTCATTCAGCGGGCACGCGCCGATGAGAGTACGAGAACTGTTCACCGTAGACGCACGCACCGGCGAAATTAAAGTCAAAGGAGTCGTGGATTATGAAAAGGCAAAAATGTACGAGATATATGTCCAGGCAAAAGACAAGGGTCCATCAGCGGTGGCCGTGCACTGTAAAGTCATGGTAAATGTTTTAGACGTCAATGACAACCTTCCCGAGGTTATCCTCACCTCTGTATCCACGCCAGTTCAAGAGGACGCGCAACCCGGCACAGTGATAGCGGTCATAAGCGTAATGGATAAGGATTTCGGGGAAAACGGAAATGTTGACTGTGAGATTCCCCACCACGTCCCTTTTCAACTCCACTCATCTTTCCGAAATTATTACACCTTAGTGACATGTGATTTTCTTGACAGGGAAACCACACCCGAATACAATATAACTCTAACTGCAAGAGACATGGGCACTCCACCGCTATACACCCGTAAAACTATTGTGGTTCAGGTATCTGACATCAATGACAATGCTCCTCGATTCAAGCAACCTTCTTACACAGTTTACTTAACCGAGAATAATGCCCCGGGTGCATCCATATGCTCGGTATCAGCTACGGATCCAGACTCGGATCAAAATTCATATATATCCTATACTATTTTAGAGGGTGATATTCAAGGAATGCCTGTATCCACCTATGTTTCAGTTAACTCTGATAATGGAAATTTGTATGCACTGCGCTCATTCGATCATGAGCATCTTAGAAACTTTCAAATAACTGTACAAGCGCAGGATGCTGGCTTTCCACCGTTACGCGCAAATGTTActgtaaatgtttttattttagatCAAAATGACAACGCGCCGATGATTGTGGCTCCTGTACCAAAAAATGGAACAGCGGCGACTGAGATTGTTCCACGGTCAGCCGATTCCGGCTATTTAGTGACTAGAGTCGAAGCTGTGGACGCAGACTCGGGGCAAAACTCGCGTCTGTTTTACCAGATCCTCCAGGCGTCGGACCAGACCCTATTTACCGTGGCCTTGTATACAGGGGAGATCAGAACAATTCGCCGACTGGTAGAAAAGGACCCCGCGAGGCAAACACTTGTCGTTCTGGTGAAGGACAACGGTCAGCCACCCCTGTCGGCCACTGCCTCCATCATATTGTCAGTTGTTGACAGCGTGCCAGAAACCTTGCCAGATTTCGGCGACCTTGCGCTTGGCCCCCAGTTCGACCCGAATCTAACGTTGTACTTAATAGTATCCCTGGGCGCAATTTCATTCACATTTCTGGTGGCTATTATTGTCCTAACTGCAATTAAGGCATACAGGGACAAACATGCCATCCGGGGATGCACCCTATCCATCAGCTCGTGCTGCGGCTACCGCTCAGAGGCCTCCTCCACAGAAGTCATTAAAAAGTCCAACTTGAACGTGCAGATATCCTCGGGAACCAAAGGACCCACGAACCACGTAGAG CCATGCAGCCCAACAGTCTCAACGCTTCGAAATAACACGAAGGGGGTCGACCGGTCAACATCTACATGGAGCCCACCACAATACCGTCTGGCGAACAATGGAAGCACCTCTCCAAATGAG TTCGTGGCGGCAGCAGCGGCAGACAAGGACTGGACCTTGACAAAGAATCAATATAATTATGCACACAAGAG CACTACGGGCTTAGCTCATATGGGCAAGACCCTACAGCGCAGGCCTACGCATGATCCAGACAGTTTCACAAATTCTATGGGGCCACAGTACTGGACATGGGGGAGTCACATGCGAG ACTACAAGATGACCATGTCCTCACAAGTGGGTGGGATACCCAACCGATGCTGGACGCCCAGGTACCCTCAGCAAAGTACAGCCCAACCATCGCCTGACTACCAGCACAACGTCTACATCCCGGGCACTGCATCCATGCAGTGCACCATCAAGCTCGCCAATTGTGACACCCTAGATGTATACAACTCTTTCTCTACGTTtgggaaaaagaagaagaagctaATTTCTAATTATGAACAGAAAGAGGACCCTGTAATAACCAACGACCTTTTCAAATGA
- the LOC125287178 gene encoding F-box and WD repeat domain-containing 11-B isoform X1, with protein MEPEMEDKTVELMNTSVMESQTGDLSPKTTTVFKITNGPMTGSRKRPSEGNYQKEKDVCIQLFDQWSEADQVEFVEHLISRMCHYQHGHINSYLKPMLQRDFITVLPAQGLDHIAENILSFLDARSLCSAELVCKEWQRVISEGMLWKKLIERMVRTDPLWKGLSERHQWEKYLFKNRTTEVPPNSYYRSLYPKIIQDIETIEANWRCGRHNLQRIQCRSENSKGVYCLQYDDDKIISGLRDNSIKIWDKQSLECLKILTGHTGSVLCLQYDERVIVTGSSDSTVRVWDVNSGEVLNTLIHHNEAVLHLRFCNGLMVTCSKDRSIAVWDMASPTDISLRRVLVGHRAAVNVVDFDDKYIVSASGDRTIKVWSTSTCEFVRTLNGHKRGIACLQYRDRLVVSGSSDNTIRLWDIECGACLRVLEGHEELVRCIRFDNKRIVSGAYDGKIKVWDLQAALDPRAPASTLCLRTLVVSRAAELVMVRRKMECSDPSFLFLRSTLVESSGFSLTSSRSSAVPMTTLFSYGTSSMCQPMDKMKGDRPPARIHTSLDSRAGPLMVTV; from the exons aacacCTCCGTCATGGAGTCACAGACAGGGGATCTCTCCCCCAAGACAACCACAGTGTTCAAG ATCACCAACGGTCCCATGACGGGCTCACGGAAAAGGCCATCGGAGGGTAACTACCAGAAGGAGAAGGATGTCTGCATACAGCTGTTCGACCAGTGGTCCGAGGCAGACCAGGTGGAGTTTGTGGAGCACCTTATCTCGCGTATGTGCCACTACCAGCACGGCCACATCAACTCCTACCTCAAGCCCATGCTCCAAAGGGATTTCATCACAGTACTGCCAG CTCAGGGTCTGGACCACATAGCGGAGAACATCCTGTCGTTCCTGGACGCGCGCTCGCTGTGCTCGGCCGAGCTGGTGTGTAAGGAGTGGCAGCGGGTCATCTCCGAGGGCATGCTGTGGAAGAAGCTGATTGAGCGCATGGTCCGCACCGACCCCCTCTGGAAGGGCCTGTCGGAGAGGCACCAGTG GGAGAAGTATCTATTCAAGAACCGGACAACAGAAGTTCCGCCAAATTCCTACTACCGCTCCCTGTATCCCAAAATAATCCAAGACATTGAG ACTATCGAGGCCAACTGGCGGTGTGGGCGGCACAACCTGCAAAGGATTCAGTGTCGCTCGGAGAACAGCAAGGGCGTTTACTGCCTGCAGTACGACGACGACAAAATCATCAGCGGCCTGCGAGACAACTccatcaag ATCTGGGACAAACAGAGCCTGGAGTGTCTGAAGATCCTGACGGGACACACCGGCTCTGTGCTCTGCCTGCAGTACGATGAGCGGGTCATCGTCACAGGTTCCTCAGACTCTACTGTCAG GGTGTGGGACGTGAACTCGGGCGAGGTTCTCAACACGCTCATCCATCACAACGAGGCGGTGCTTCACCTGCGCTTCTGCAACGGTCTGATGGTGACGTGCTCGAAGGACCGCTCCATCGCCGTATGGGACATGGCCTCGCCCACCGACATCAGCCTGCGCCGTGTGCTGGTGGGACACCGCGCCGCCGTCAACGTGGTGGACTTCGATGACAAGTACATCGTCTCTGCCTCGGGCGACCGCACCATCAAG GTGTGGAGCACCAGCACGTGCGAGTTTGTGCGCACGCTGAACGGGCACAAGCGGGGCATCGCCTGCCTCCAGTACCGGGACAGGCTGGTGGTCAGCGGCTCATCTGACAACACTATCAG GTTGTGGGACATTGAGTGTGGTGCATGTTTGCGAGTTTTGGAAGGCCACGAGGAGTTGGTCCGGTGCATACGGTTCGACAACAAACGGATTGTTAGTGGAGCGTATGACGG TAAAATTAAAGTATGGGACCTGCAGGCCGCCCTGGATCCACGCGCTCCTGCCAGCACGCTGTGTCTGCGCACGTTGGTGGTGAGTAGAGCCGCAGAACTCGTCATGGTGAGGAGAAAGATGGAGTGTTCTGACCCGTCTTTTCTGTTTCTCAGGAGCACTCTGGTCGAGTCTTCAGGCTTCAGTTTGACGAGTTCCAGATCATCAGCAGTTCCCATGACGACACTATTCTCATATGGGACTTCCTCAATGTGTCAACCAATGGACAAAATGAAGGGCGATCGCCCTCCCGCACGTATACATACATCTCTAGATAGCAG GGCAGGCCCACTGATGGtcactgtatga
- the LOC125287225 gene encoding fibroblast growth factor 18-like, which translates to MIAGQGKLMSQAMRSLLSALLLICFQTLLVVCSPLQVLAIDNFNFSVHVENQTRLRDAMSRTYHRLYQLYSRTSGKHVQVLGKRISANGDDGDKYAQLIVEADTFGSQVRIRGKETNFYLCMNRRGKLIGKASQSKDCVFIEKILENNYTALMSARYSGWYVGFTKKGRPRRGPQTLPNQQDVHFMKRPPPWQGPPDTVTCRFTTVNKKANTDQETRPS; encoded by the exons aTGATAGCTGGACAGGGCAAACTCATGTCTCAAGCGATGCGGTCCCTGCTCTCGGCGCTGCTCCTAAT ATGTTTCCAGACTTTATTGGTAGTTTGCAGCCCTCTTCAG GTGCTCGCCATTGACAACTTCAACTTCAGTGTGCACGTGGAGAACCAGACACGTCTGCGGGACGCCATGAGCCGAACGTACCACAGACTCTACCAGCTGTATAGTAGGACCAGCGGCAAACACGTCCAGGTTCTGGGGAAGAGGATCAGCGCCAACGGAGACGACGGAGACAAATATG CCCAGCTTATTGTGGAAGCTGACACCTTTGGGAGTCAAGTCAGAATCCGCGGGAAGGAGACCAACTTCTACCTGTGCATGAACCGCAGAGGGAAGCTGATTGGCAAGGCAAGTCAAAGTAAA GATTGCGTCTTTATTGAGAAGATTCTGGAGAACAATTACACAGCACTGATGTCAGCACGGTACAGCGGCTGGTACGTGGGGTTCACCAAGAAGGGGAGACCTCGGCGTGGTCCCCAAACACTGCCCAACCAGCAGGACGTGCACTTCATGAAGCGCCCCCCGCCATGGCAGGGCCCACCGGACACAGTCACCTGCCGCTTTACCACGGTCAACAAGAAGGCCAACACAGATCAGGAGACAAGGCCCAGCTAG
- the LOC125287106 gene encoding protocadherin-10 isoform X1: MELRRAGRFCFWTGHLTCLALVASVLDLVLAQIRYSIPEELEHGAFVGNIAEDLGLDVNKLSARRFRIVSGSKKQYLEVNLENGVLFVNERIDREELCEQNPSCSFHLQVVIENPLELYRVEVEILDVNDNAPSFPWSEFNLDISESAVPGSRFPLESAQDLDVGTNSLDSYLLSVNEYFSIDVQTRSDGSKFAELILENPLDREHQQLHQMVLTAVDGGSPERSGTTVINITVLDANDNAPVFDQSFYRVRLAENAPKGTVVIKLNATDLDEGPNGDITYSFSGHAPMRVRELFTVDARTGEIKVKGVVDYEKAKMYEIYVQAKDKGPSAVAVHCKVMVNVLDVNDNLPEVILTSVSTPVQEDAQPGTVIAVISVMDKDFGENGNVDCEIPHHVPFQLHSSFRNYYTLVTCDFLDRETTPEYNITLTARDMGTPPLYTRKTIVVQVSDINDNAPRFKQPSYTVYLTENNAPGASICSVSATDPDSDQNSYISYTILEGDIQGMPVSTYVSVNSDNGNLYALRSFDHEHLRNFQITVQAQDAGFPPLRANVTVNVFILDQNDNAPMIVAPVPKNGTAATEIVPRSADSGYLVTRVEAVDADSGQNSRLFYQILQASDQTLFTVALYTGEIRTIRRLVEKDPARQTLVVLVKDNGQPPLSATASIILSVVDSVPETLPDFGDLALGPQFDPNLTLYLIVSLGAISFTFLVAIIVLTAIKAYRDKHAIRGCTLSISSCCGYRSEASSTEVIKKSNLNVQISSGTKGPTNHVEVNGTSALDQNYCYKMCLTPESSKSDFTFLKPCSPTVSTLRNNTKGVDRSTSTWSPPQYRLANNGSTSPNEFVAAAAADKDWTLTKNQYNYAHKSTTGLAHMGKTLQRRPTHDPDSFTNSMGPQYWTWGSHMRDYKMTMSSQVGGIPNRCWTPRYPQQSTAQPSPDYQHNVYIPGTASMQCTIKLANCDTLDVYNSFSTFGKKKKKLISNYEQKEDPVITNDLFK; this comes from the exons ATGGAACTGCGGCGCGCCGGGCGATTTTGCTTCTGGACAGGACACCTGACCTGCTTGGCGCTGGTTGCCTCGGTCTTGGATCTGGTTCTGGCACAGATCCGATATAGCATTCCCGAGGAATTGGAACATGGGGCTTTTGTCGGAAATATAGCAGAGGACTTAGGCTTGGACGTCAACAAACTGTCTGCACGAAGGTTCAGAATTGTTTCAGGTTCAAAGAAGCAGTATTTGGAGGTGAACTTGGAGAAcggtgttttgtttgttaatgaGCGCATTGATCGGGAGGAGCTGTGCGAACAAAACCCATCTTGTTCTTTTCACTTGCAAGTCGTTATTGAGAATCCTTTAGAGTTGTACAGGGTGGAAGTCGAAATTCTTGACGTGAACGATAACGCACCAAGTTTTCCTTGGAGCGAATTCAACTTGGATATATCCGAGTCGGCCGTCCCAGGATCTCGATTCCCGCTTGAGAGCGCACAGGATCTAGATGTCGGTACTAACTCGCTGGACTCCTACCTTTTGAGCGTAAATGAATACTTTTCCATAGACGTTCAGACACGCAGTGACGGCAGTAAGTTTGCAGAGCTTATTCTGGAGAACCCACTAGACAGGGAGCACCAGCAATTACATCAGATGGTTCTGACCGCGGTGGATGGAGGTTCTCCAGAGCGGTCTGGTACCACAGTAATAAATATAACAGTTCTCGACGCAAATGATAACGCACCTGTGTTCGACCAGTCTTTCTACAGAGTTAGACTGGCTGAAAACGCCCCAAAAGGTACTGTAGTAATTAAACTCAATGCAACAGACCTGGATGAAGGTCCAAATGGGGACATCACATACTCATTCAGCGGGCACGCGCCGATGAGAGTACGAGAACTGTTCACCGTAGACGCACGCACCGGCGAAATTAAAGTCAAAGGAGTCGTGGATTATGAAAAGGCAAAAATGTACGAGATATATGTCCAGGCAAAAGACAAGGGTCCATCAGCGGTGGCCGTGCACTGTAAAGTCATGGTAAATGTTTTAGACGTCAATGACAACCTTCCCGAGGTTATCCTCACCTCTGTATCCACGCCAGTTCAAGAGGACGCGCAACCCGGCACAGTGATAGCGGTCATAAGCGTAATGGATAAGGATTTCGGGGAAAACGGAAATGTTGACTGTGAGATTCCCCACCACGTCCCTTTTCAACTCCACTCATCTTTCCGAAATTATTACACCTTAGTGACATGTGATTTTCTTGACAGGGAAACCACACCCGAATACAATATAACTCTAACTGCAAGAGACATGGGCACTCCACCGCTATACACCCGTAAAACTATTGTGGTTCAGGTATCTGACATCAATGACAATGCTCCTCGATTCAAGCAACCTTCTTACACAGTTTACTTAACCGAGAATAATGCCCCGGGTGCATCCATATGCTCGGTATCAGCTACGGATCCAGACTCGGATCAAAATTCATATATATCCTATACTATTTTAGAGGGTGATATTCAAGGAATGCCTGTATCCACCTATGTTTCAGTTAACTCTGATAATGGAAATTTGTATGCACTGCGCTCATTCGATCATGAGCATCTTAGAAACTTTCAAATAACTGTACAAGCGCAGGATGCTGGCTTTCCACCGTTACGCGCAAATGTTActgtaaatgtttttattttagatCAAAATGACAACGCGCCGATGATTGTGGCTCCTGTACCAAAAAATGGAACAGCGGCGACTGAGATTGTTCCACGGTCAGCCGATTCCGGCTATTTAGTGACTAGAGTCGAAGCTGTGGACGCAGACTCGGGGCAAAACTCGCGTCTGTTTTACCAGATCCTCCAGGCGTCGGACCAGACCCTATTTACCGTGGCCTTGTATACAGGGGAGATCAGAACAATTCGCCGACTGGTAGAAAAGGACCCCGCGAGGCAAACACTTGTCGTTCTGGTGAAGGACAACGGTCAGCCACCCCTGTCGGCCACTGCCTCCATCATATTGTCAGTTGTTGACAGCGTGCCAGAAACCTTGCCAGATTTCGGCGACCTTGCGCTTGGCCCCCAGTTCGACCCGAATCTAACGTTGTACTTAATAGTATCCCTGGGCGCAATTTCATTCACATTTCTGGTGGCTATTATTGTCCTAACTGCAATTAAGGCATACAGGGACAAACATGCCATCCGGGGATGCACCCTATCCATCAGCTCGTGCTGCGGCTACCGCTCAGAGGCCTCCTCCACAGAAGTCATTAAAAAGTCCAACTTGAACGTGCAGATATCCTCGGGAACCAAAGGACCCACGAACCACGTAGAGGTAAATGGTACCAGTGCACTCGACCAGAACTACTGCTACAAAATGTGCTTGACACCGGAATCATCTAAGAGTGACTTTACCTTCCTAAAGCCATGCAGCCCAACAGTCTCAACGCTTCGAAATAACACGAAGGGGGTCGACCGGTCAACATCTACATGGAGCCCACCACAATACCGTCTGGCGAACAATGGAAGCACCTCTCCAAATGAG TTCGTGGCGGCAGCAGCGGCAGACAAGGACTGGACCTTGACAAAGAATCAATATAATTATGCACACAAGAG CACTACGGGCTTAGCTCATATGGGCAAGACCCTACAGCGCAGGCCTACGCATGATCCAGACAGTTTCACAAATTCTATGGGGCCACAGTACTGGACATGGGGGAGTCACATGCGAG ACTACAAGATGACCATGTCCTCACAAGTGGGTGGGATACCCAACCGATGCTGGACGCCCAGGTACCCTCAGCAAAGTACAGCCCAACCATCGCCTGACTACCAGCACAACGTCTACATCCCGGGCACTGCATCCATGCAGTGCACCATCAAGCTCGCCAATTGTGACACCCTAGATGTATACAACTCTTTCTCTACGTTtgggaaaaagaagaagaagctaATTTCTAATTATGAACAGAAAGAGGACCCTGTAATAACCAACGACCTTTTCAAATGA
- the LOC125287178 gene encoding F-box and WD repeat domain-containing 11-B isoform X2, which translates to MEPEMEDKTVELMNTSVMESQTGDLSPKTTTVFKITNGPMTGSRKRPSEGNYQKEKDVCIQLFDQWSEADQVEFVEHLISRMCHYQHGHINSYLKPMLQRDFITVLPAQGLDHIAENILSFLDARSLCSAELVCKEWQRVISEGMLWKKLIERMVRTDPLWKGLSERHQWEKYLFKNRTTEVPPNSYYRSLYPKIIQDIETIEANWRCGRHNLQRIQCRSENSKGVYCLQYDDDKIISGLRDNSIKIWDKQSLECLKILTGHTGSVLCLQYDERVIVTGSSDSTVRVWDVNSGEVLNTLIHHNEAVLHLRFCNGLMVTCSKDRSIAVWDMASPTDISLRRVLVGHRAAVNVVDFDDKYIVSASGDRTIKVWSTSTCEFVRTLNGHKRGIACLQYRDRLVVSGSSDNTIRLWDIECGACLRVLEGHEELVRCIRFDNKRIVSGAYDGKIKVWDLQAALDPRAPASTLCLRTLVEHSGRVFRLQFDEFQIISSSHDDTILIWDFLNVSTNGQNEGRSPSRTYTYISR; encoded by the exons aacacCTCCGTCATGGAGTCACAGACAGGGGATCTCTCCCCCAAGACAACCACAGTGTTCAAG ATCACCAACGGTCCCATGACGGGCTCACGGAAAAGGCCATCGGAGGGTAACTACCAGAAGGAGAAGGATGTCTGCATACAGCTGTTCGACCAGTGGTCCGAGGCAGACCAGGTGGAGTTTGTGGAGCACCTTATCTCGCGTATGTGCCACTACCAGCACGGCCACATCAACTCCTACCTCAAGCCCATGCTCCAAAGGGATTTCATCACAGTACTGCCAG CTCAGGGTCTGGACCACATAGCGGAGAACATCCTGTCGTTCCTGGACGCGCGCTCGCTGTGCTCGGCCGAGCTGGTGTGTAAGGAGTGGCAGCGGGTCATCTCCGAGGGCATGCTGTGGAAGAAGCTGATTGAGCGCATGGTCCGCACCGACCCCCTCTGGAAGGGCCTGTCGGAGAGGCACCAGTG GGAGAAGTATCTATTCAAGAACCGGACAACAGAAGTTCCGCCAAATTCCTACTACCGCTCCCTGTATCCCAAAATAATCCAAGACATTGAG ACTATCGAGGCCAACTGGCGGTGTGGGCGGCACAACCTGCAAAGGATTCAGTGTCGCTCGGAGAACAGCAAGGGCGTTTACTGCCTGCAGTACGACGACGACAAAATCATCAGCGGCCTGCGAGACAACTccatcaag ATCTGGGACAAACAGAGCCTGGAGTGTCTGAAGATCCTGACGGGACACACCGGCTCTGTGCTCTGCCTGCAGTACGATGAGCGGGTCATCGTCACAGGTTCCTCAGACTCTACTGTCAG GGTGTGGGACGTGAACTCGGGCGAGGTTCTCAACACGCTCATCCATCACAACGAGGCGGTGCTTCACCTGCGCTTCTGCAACGGTCTGATGGTGACGTGCTCGAAGGACCGCTCCATCGCCGTATGGGACATGGCCTCGCCCACCGACATCAGCCTGCGCCGTGTGCTGGTGGGACACCGCGCCGCCGTCAACGTGGTGGACTTCGATGACAAGTACATCGTCTCTGCCTCGGGCGACCGCACCATCAAG GTGTGGAGCACCAGCACGTGCGAGTTTGTGCGCACGCTGAACGGGCACAAGCGGGGCATCGCCTGCCTCCAGTACCGGGACAGGCTGGTGGTCAGCGGCTCATCTGACAACACTATCAG GTTGTGGGACATTGAGTGTGGTGCATGTTTGCGAGTTTTGGAAGGCCACGAGGAGTTGGTCCGGTGCATACGGTTCGACAACAAACGGATTGTTAGTGGAGCGTATGACGG TAAAATTAAAGTATGGGACCTGCAGGCCGCCCTGGATCCACGCGCTCCTGCCAGCACGCTGTGTCTGCGCACGTTGGTG GAGCACTCTGGTCGAGTCTTCAGGCTTCAGTTTGACGAGTTCCAGATCATCAGCAGTTCCCATGACGACACTATTCTCATATGGGACTTCCTCAATGTGTCAACCAATGGACAAAATGAAGGGCGATCGCCCTCCCGCACGTATACATACATCTCTAGATAG